A part of Pararhizobium sp. A13 genomic DNA contains:
- a CDS encoding acyl-CoA dehydrogenase family protein, whose protein sequence is MDFALTEEQQMIVDTVRGFVETEIYPHENEVERTGFVPRELGQEIAAKCKALGFFACNMPEEVGGAGLDHQTFTLVERELGRGSMALTVFFGRPSGILMACNQEQRQKYLIPAVTGEKFDALAMTEPDAGSDVRGMKCFARQDGDDWIVNGTKHFISHADIADFVIVFIATGEEDTPRGPKKKITCFLVDRGTPGFDIRDGYNSVSHRGYKNCILTFDDCRLPSSQILGEVHKGFDIANDWLYATRLTVAATSVGRARRAFDYALSYAAERKQFGKPIGANQGVSFKLADMITDIDAADLLTLSAAWRLDQGLPSNREIASAKVFATEMLARVTDEAIQIYGGMGLMDDLPLARFWRDARVERIWDGTSEIQRHIISRDLLRPLGA, encoded by the coding sequence ATGGATTTCGCACTGACCGAAGAACAGCAGATGATCGTCGATACCGTGCGCGGCTTCGTCGAAACCGAAATCTATCCGCACGAGAACGAGGTGGAGCGCACCGGTTTCGTGCCGCGTGAACTCGGTCAGGAGATCGCAGCCAAGTGCAAGGCGCTCGGCTTTTTCGCCTGCAACATGCCCGAGGAGGTCGGCGGCGCCGGTCTCGATCACCAGACGTTCACGCTGGTCGAGCGCGAACTCGGCCGCGGCTCGATGGCGCTCACCGTTTTCTTCGGCCGCCCCTCCGGCATCCTGATGGCTTGCAACCAAGAACAGCGGCAGAAATACCTGATCCCCGCCGTCACCGGTGAAAAGTTCGATGCACTCGCCATGACTGAACCGGATGCCGGCTCCGACGTCCGCGGCATGAAATGTTTCGCGCGGCAGGACGGCGACGACTGGATCGTCAACGGCACCAAGCACTTCATCAGCCATGCCGACATCGCCGATTTCGTCATCGTCTTCATCGCCACGGGCGAAGAAGACACGCCGCGCGGGCCGAAGAAGAAGATCACCTGCTTCCTCGTCGATCGCGGCACACCGGGCTTCGACATTCGCGACGGCTACAATTCCGTGTCACATCGTGGCTACAAGAATTGCATCTTGACCTTCGACGATTGTCGCCTGCCCTCGTCGCAGATTCTCGGCGAGGTCCACAAGGGCTTCGACATCGCCAATGACTGGCTCTACGCCACGCGTCTGACGGTGGCTGCGACCTCGGTCGGCCGCGCCCGGCGGGCCTTCGACTATGCGCTGTCCTACGCGGCCGAACGCAAGCAGTTCGGCAAGCCGATCGGCGCCAACCAGGGCGTCTCCTTCAAGCTTGCCGACATGATCACCGATATCGATGCCGCCGATCTGCTGACGCTGTCAGCCGCCTGGCGGCTCGATCAGGGCCTGCCGTCGAACCGTGAGATTGCTTCCGCGAAAGTCTTCGCAACGGAAATGCTCGCCCGCGTCACCGATGAGGCGATCCAGATCTATGGCGGCATGGGGCTGATGGACGACCTTCCGCTTGCCCGCTTCTGGCGCGACGCCCGCGTCGAACGCATCTGGGACGGCACGTCTGAAATCCAGCGGCACATCATCAGCCGCGACCTGCTGCGGCCGCTGGGAGCGTGA
- a CDS encoding acetate--CoA ligase family protein, translating to MTRSLTRLIRPRSIAVFGGKEARRVIEQCDKMGFTGDIWPVHPREDEIFGRRCYRSVAELPSAPDASFVGVNRQLTIEIVRDLSARGAGGAICYASGFREAVSELADGNDLQDALVAAAGEMPIVGPNCYGFINALVGALLWPDQHGMQRISKGVAVLTQSSNIACNISMQTRGLPLAYIMTAGNQAQTGLSELAIAALEDPRVTAVGLHIEGFDSIEALQRLAARARELKKPVVTLKVGKSEQARLATVSHTASLAGNDAVSGALLKRLGIGRVDTLPELLETLKLLHLHPPLKNLDISSMSCSGGEASLMADAGVRRKTVFRALKDEQRQPLRESLGDMVTIANPLDYHTFVWGNLEKQTTALIAMMKGDYALNLIVLDFPRQDRCDATDWNTTCQAVIASARATGAVAGIVASLGENMPEDTALSLMAAGVVPFSGIDEALAAAEISAGIGTAWAKAAPAPLLSATPSDGEIVTISESDAKAELAKFGLVVPMGKVAITAAEAADAAETLGFPVVLKGLGVAHKTEAGAVKLNLPDRQSVLEAADAMKNLASGYLVEKMIAKPVAEIIVGALRDPVAGLVLTIGAGGILVELLEDSAILTLPTTPEAIAEAISGLKIRKLLDGYRGGPKGDVEALAAAVAAVASYVVSNAAKLEELDINPIMVLPQGSGTVAADALIRRRK from the coding sequence ATGACGCGTTCCCTCACCCGCCTGATCCGGCCCAGATCCATCGCAGTCTTCGGTGGAAAGGAGGCGCGCCGGGTCATCGAGCAATGCGACAAGATGGGGTTCACCGGCGATATCTGGCCTGTCCACCCCAGAGAGGACGAGATCTTCGGCCGCCGGTGCTACCGCTCCGTGGCAGAACTTCCATCCGCGCCGGATGCCTCCTTCGTCGGCGTCAACCGCCAGCTCACCATCGAGATCGTCCGCGACCTTTCCGCCCGCGGCGCCGGCGGCGCCATCTGCTACGCTTCGGGCTTCCGCGAAGCGGTCAGCGAGCTTGCCGACGGCAATGACCTGCAGGACGCGCTGGTGGCAGCCGCCGGCGAAATGCCGATCGTCGGGCCGAACTGCTACGGCTTCATCAATGCACTCGTCGGCGCCCTGCTCTGGCCGGATCAACACGGCATGCAGCGTATCTCAAAGGGTGTCGCCGTCCTCACCCAGTCCTCGAACATCGCCTGCAACATCTCGATGCAGACGCGCGGCCTGCCGCTCGCCTATATCATGACGGCCGGAAATCAGGCGCAGACTGGCCTTTCGGAACTCGCCATCGCGGCGTTGGAAGACCCTCGCGTCACCGCCGTCGGCCTCCACATCGAAGGCTTCGACAGCATTGAAGCCCTGCAGCGGCTGGCCGCGCGGGCGCGGGAACTGAAGAAGCCGGTCGTCACGCTGAAGGTCGGAAAATCGGAACAGGCGCGGCTCGCGACCGTCTCGCACACCGCCTCCCTCGCCGGCAACGACGCCGTTTCCGGCGCGCTGCTCAAGCGCCTCGGCATAGGCCGCGTCGACACTCTGCCGGAGCTGCTGGAAACGCTGAAGCTTCTCCATCTCCACCCGCCGCTCAAAAACCTCGACATTTCCTCGATGAGCTGTTCGGGCGGCGAAGCATCGCTGATGGCCGATGCCGGCGTGAGGCGCAAGACCGTGTTTCGCGCCCTGAAGGACGAACAGCGCCAGCCGCTGCGCGAAAGCCTCGGCGACATGGTCACTATCGCCAACCCGCTCGACTATCACACGTTCGTCTGGGGCAATCTGGAGAAGCAGACGACGGCCTTAATCGCGATGATGAAAGGCGACTATGCGCTGAACCTCATTGTTCTAGACTTTCCGCGACAGGATCGCTGCGACGCCACCGACTGGAACACGACTTGCCAAGCCGTCATCGCCTCGGCCAGGGCGACCGGCGCCGTCGCCGGCATCGTCGCCAGCCTTGGCGAGAACATGCCGGAAGACACGGCGCTGTCGCTGATGGCAGCAGGCGTCGTCCCCTTCTCGGGCATCGACGAAGCGCTGGCGGCCGCCGAAATCTCGGCCGGCATCGGCACGGCTTGGGCGAAGGCGGCTCCGGCACCGCTCCTGTCGGCGACGCCGTCCGATGGGGAGATCGTCACGATCAGCGAAAGTGACGCAAAGGCCGAACTGGCAAAGTTCGGCCTCGTCGTGCCCATGGGCAAGGTTGCGATCACCGCAGCCGAGGCCGCCGATGCGGCCGAAACGCTCGGCTTTCCGGTTGTTCTCAAGGGCCTCGGCGTCGCTCACAAGACCGAGGCCGGTGCAGTCAAGCTCAATCTGCCTGATCGCCAATCCGTCCTTGAAGCGGCGGACGCCATGAAGAACCTCGCATCCGGCTATCTCGTCGAAAAAATGATCGCAAAACCCGTCGCGGAAATCATCGTCGGAGCGTTGCGTGATCCCGTTGCCGGCCTGGTGCTCACCATCGGCGCGGGCGGGATTCTGGTGGAATTGCTCGAAGATTCCGCGATTTTGACCTTGCCGACGACGCCGGAAGCCATCGCTGAGGCAATTTCCGGCCTGAAAATCAGAAAGCTGCTCGATGGCTATCGCGGCGGCCCGAAAGGCGACGTCGAGGCGCTGGCGGCGGCTGTCGCTGCCGTGGCATCCTATGTCGTTTCAAACGCCGCAAAGCTCGAAGAACTGGATATCAATCCTATCATGGTGCTGCCGCAAGGGTCTGGAACCGTTGCCGCCGACGCCTTGATCCGTCGAAGGAAATGA
- a CDS encoding carnitinyl-CoA dehydratase — protein MTGPIRTRREGGILEVTIDRPKANAIDLVTSRIMGEIFRDFRDDPELRVAIITGEGEKFFCPGWDLKAAAAGDAVDGDYGIGGFGGMQELRDLNKPIIGAINGICCGGGLEIALSTDMILAAEHATFALPEIRSGTVADAASIKLPKRIPYHIAMDMLLTGRWLDAAEAHRWGFVNEILPAGKLMDRAWELARLLESGPPLVYAAIKEVVRAAEGEGFQTTMNRITKRQFKTVDILYSSEDQLEGARAFSEKRDPVWKGK, from the coding sequence ATGACCGGACCAATCAGAACCCGCCGCGAAGGCGGTATTCTCGAAGTCACCATCGACCGGCCGAAGGCCAATGCGATCGATCTGGTGACCAGCCGGATCATGGGCGAAATTTTTCGCGATTTTCGCGACGACCCGGAATTGCGCGTGGCGATCATCACCGGTGAGGGGGAAAAATTCTTCTGTCCGGGGTGGGACCTGAAGGCCGCTGCCGCCGGTGACGCGGTCGATGGCGACTATGGGATCGGCGGCTTCGGCGGCATGCAGGAACTGCGCGACCTCAACAAACCGATCATCGGCGCGATCAATGGTATCTGCTGCGGCGGCGGGCTGGAGATCGCGCTCTCGACCGACATGATCCTTGCCGCCGAACACGCGACCTTTGCGCTGCCGGAAATCCGTTCGGGCACCGTGGCCGATGCCGCCTCGATCAAGCTGCCGAAGCGCATCCCCTACCATATCGCCATGGATATGCTTTTGACCGGCCGCTGGCTGGATGCCGCCGAGGCGCATCGCTGGGGCTTCGTCAACGAAATCCTGCCCGCCGGCAAGCTGATGGACCGAGCCTGGGAACTCGCCCGCCTGCTCGAGAGCGGCCCGCCGCTGGTCTACGCCGCGATCAAGGAAGTGGTCCGCGCCGCCGAAGGCGAAGGCTTCCAGACGACGATGAACAGGATCACCAAGCGCCAGTTCAAGACGGTCGATATTCTCTATTCGAGCGAGGACCAGCTGGAAGGCGCGCGGGCATTTTCGGAGAAACGCGATCCGGTGTGGAAAGGAAAATAG
- a CDS encoding ABC transporter substrate-binding protein: protein MSEYKNYLANQVKMGKMNRREFMGRAMAAGIALSSASALFATSAAAQEPKRGGHLKLGLEGGSATDALDPAKALSQVLFVVGRNWGDLLVESDPLTGAAVPALAESWQPSPDAAVWTFKIRKGVQFHDGKELTIDDVVKTLQRHTDEKSESGALGVMKSIKTIENKGGDLVLTLTEGNADLPLLLSDYHLIIQPGGGYDNPNAAIGTGPYKLTSFEAGVRATFEKNPNDWNPNRGYVDSVEIINMNDATARIAALSSGQVHYINRIDPKTVALLKRAPTVDILSTSGRGHYVFIMHCNTAPFDNNDLRMALKYSMDRENMVQTILGGYGKVGNDFPINSTYALFPEGIEQRAYDPDKAAFHYKKSGHSGPVLLRTSDVAFPGAVDAAVLYQESAKKAGIEIEVKREPGDGYWSNVWNVQPFSTSYWGGRPTQDQMYSTAYLSTADWNDTKFLRPDFDKILLEARSELDEAKRKEMYRTMAMMVRDEGGLILPMFNDFVNASTKQVKGYVHDIGNDMSNGYVATRVWLDV from the coding sequence ATGAGCGAATACAAGAATTACCTCGCCAATCAGGTCAAGATGGGCAAGATGAACCGGCGCGAATTCATGGGTCGGGCAATGGCAGCCGGCATCGCCCTGTCGAGCGCAAGCGCATTGTTTGCGACAAGTGCTGCCGCGCAGGAACCGAAACGCGGCGGCCACCTGAAGCTCGGTCTCGAGGGCGGCTCGGCCACCGACGCACTCGATCCGGCCAAGGCATTGTCGCAGGTGCTCTTCGTCGTCGGCCGCAACTGGGGCGACCTGCTGGTCGAATCCGATCCGCTGACGGGCGCTGCCGTTCCGGCCCTTGCCGAATCCTGGCAGCCATCGCCGGATGCAGCCGTCTGGACCTTCAAGATCCGCAAGGGCGTGCAGTTCCACGATGGCAAGGAACTGACGATCGACGACGTCGTGAAGACGCTGCAGCGCCATACCGACGAGAAGTCGGAATCGGGCGCGCTTGGCGTGATGAAGTCGATCAAGACGATCGAGAACAAGGGCGGTGATCTCGTCCTGACGCTGACGGAAGGCAATGCAGACCTGCCGCTGCTCCTGTCCGACTATCACCTGATCATCCAGCCGGGCGGCGGCTATGACAATCCCAACGCCGCCATCGGCACAGGCCCCTACAAGCTAACCAGCTTCGAAGCGGGCGTACGAGCCACCTTCGAAAAGAATCCGAACGACTGGAACCCGAACCGCGGCTATGTCGACAGCGTTGAAATCATCAACATGAACGACGCCACGGCCCGTATCGCCGCCCTCTCCTCCGGCCAGGTCCACTACATCAACCGCATCGACCCAAAGACCGTAGCCCTTTTGAAGCGTGCGCCGACCGTCGATATCCTCTCGACCTCCGGCCGCGGCCACTACGTCTTCATCATGCATTGCAACACAGCACCCTTCGACAACAACGACCTGCGCATGGCGTTGAAATACTCGATGGACCGCGAGAACATGGTGCAGACCATCCTCGGCGGCTACGGCAAGGTCGGCAACGACTTCCCAATCAACTCGACCTATGCCCTCTTCCCGGAAGGGATCGAGCAGCGCGCCTACGATCCGGACAAGGCGGCCTTCCACTACAAGAAGTCCGGCCATAGCGGCCCGGTGCTCCTGCGCACCTCGGACGTTGCCTTCCCGGGCGCCGTCGACGCGGCGGTGCTCTACCAGGAAAGCGCCAAGAAGGCCGGCATCGAGATCGAAGTGAAGCGCGAGCCCGGTGACGGCTACTGGTCGAACGTCTGGAACGTGCAGCCCTTCTCGACCTCCTACTGGGGCGGCCGCCCGACGCAGGACCAGATGTATTCGACGGCCTATCTGTCGACCGCCGACTGGAACGACACCAAGTTCCTGCGTCCTGATTTCGACAAGATCCTGCTCGAAGCCCGCTCCGAACTGGACGAAGCCAAGCGCAAGGAAATGTACCGCACCATGGCGATGATGGTGCGCGATGAAGGCGGCCTGATCCTGCCGATGTTCAACGATTTCGTGAACGCCTCGACCAAGCAGGTGAAGGGCTATGTCCACGATATCGGCAACGACATGTCGAACGGCTACGTCGCAACCCGCGTCTGGCTCGACGTCTGA
- a CDS encoding ABC transporter permease codes for MARRLMTGGGPLTGPALTTGPAAGGEGLSQSALVSGTPVTPPTGVVTGTFWRRFTLRRPLAALIIQRLGLSVGLLFAVSLMIFGGVEALPGDFATTYLGQSATPQAVENIRKDLGLDKPLSERYLNWLGGAVKGDFGTSWASKNSVSEQIGKRLGNSLFLAFFAALVSVPLAVALGMLAVQYRNRLPDKIINVISLAAISLPEFFVGYLLILFFAVQLGVATFPATVYDSMGFGERLSAIALPVATLVLVVLAHMMRMTRAAILNVMSSAYVETAELKGLSAFRIIARHAAPNAVAPVINVIALNLAYLVVGVVVVEVVFVYPGMGQYMVDAVTVRDMPVVQACGLIFAAFYIFLNMAADILAILANPRLRHPR; via the coding sequence CTGGCTCGACGTCTGATGACGGGCGGCGGACCACTCACGGGTCCGGCGCTAACGACGGGTCCGGCTGCGGGGGGCGAAGGTCTCTCGCAGTCAGCACTCGTCTCCGGAACGCCGGTCACGCCCCCGACGGGTGTCGTGACCGGCACGTTCTGGCGCCGTTTCACCCTGCGCCGCCCCTTGGCGGCCCTCATCATCCAGCGCCTGGGATTAAGCGTTGGTCTCCTCTTTGCCGTGTCGCTGATGATCTTCGGCGGCGTGGAAGCCCTGCCCGGCGATTTCGCCACCACCTATCTCGGCCAGTCCGCGACACCGCAGGCGGTTGAAAACATCCGCAAGGATCTTGGCCTCGACAAGCCGCTCAGCGAACGCTACCTCAACTGGCTCGGCGGCGCCGTCAAGGGGGATTTCGGCACCTCCTGGGCCAGCAAGAACTCCGTCAGCGAACAGATCGGTAAGCGGCTTGGAAACTCGCTGTTCCTCGCTTTCTTCGCCGCACTGGTATCCGTGCCGCTCGCCGTCGCGCTCGGCATGCTCGCGGTGCAATATCGAAACCGGCTGCCGGACAAGATCATCAACGTCATATCGCTCGCGGCGATCTCGCTCCCCGAGTTCTTCGTCGGCTACCTGCTGATCCTGTTCTTCGCGGTTCAGCTGGGCGTCGCGACCTTCCCGGCCACTGTCTATGACAGCATGGGCTTCGGTGAACGGCTTTCGGCCATCGCCCTGCCGGTTGCAACCCTCGTGCTCGTCGTTCTCGCCCATATGATGCGCATGACCCGGGCGGCGATCCTCAACGTCATGTCGTCGGCTTATGTCGAGACAGCGGAACTGAAGGGCCTCAGCGCCTTTCGGATCATTGCCCGGCACGCAGCACCCAATGCCGTTGCGCCTGTCATCAACGTCATCGCGCTCAACCTCGCCTATCTCGTCGTCGGCGTCGTCGTCGTGGAAGTGGTGTTCGTCTATCCGGGTATGGGCCAGTACATGGTCGATGCCGTCACGGTGCGCGACATGCCAGTGGTGCAGGCCTGCGGCCTGATCTTCGCCGCCTTCTACATTTTCCTCAACATGGCCGCGGATATTCTTGCCATCCTCGCCAATCCAAGATTGAGGCACCCACGATGA
- a CDS encoding ABC transporter permease produces MRLSSIPLSAWVGIAGITLALICAIFAPWIAPYGERDVVGDIWLPMGGDFLLGTDNLGRDLFSRLVYGARTTIFVALAATAISFSLGMLLSFTAAVTGGFIDQLFSRFNDLMMAIPTLIFALVVLAVLPQQLWILILVMAVLDSTRVFRIGRAVALDVAVMEFVEAARLRGEGTSWIIFREILPNTLSPLLAEFGLRFAFSILFLSTLSFLGLGIQPPAADWGGMVKDNKDGIIFGISAALIPGGAIAGLAICVNLVVDWLMKRTSSLKGGRGDA; encoded by the coding sequence ATGAGATTGAGCTCCATTCCCTTAAGTGCCTGGGTCGGTATCGCCGGTATCACGCTTGCCCTGATCTGCGCCATCTTCGCCCCCTGGATCGCTCCCTATGGCGAGCGCGACGTGGTCGGCGACATCTGGCTGCCGATGGGCGGCGACTTTCTGCTCGGCACTGACAATCTCGGCCGCGACCTGTTTTCGCGTCTGGTCTACGGGGCGCGGACGACGATCTTCGTCGCCCTTGCGGCAACCGCCATTTCGTTTTCGCTGGGCATGCTGCTTTCCTTCACGGCGGCTGTCACCGGCGGCTTCATCGACCAGTTGTTCTCGCGTTTCAACGACCTGATGATGGCGATCCCGACCTTGATCTTCGCCCTCGTCGTGCTTGCCGTCTTGCCGCAGCAGCTCTGGATTCTGATCCTGGTCATGGCGGTGCTCGACAGTACCCGCGTCTTCCGCATCGGCCGCGCCGTGGCACTCGATGTCGCGGTGATGGAGTTCGTCGAGGCCGCGCGCCTTCGCGGCGAGGGCACAAGCTGGATCATCTTCCGGGAAATCCTGCCCAACACACTGTCGCCGCTTCTCGCCGAATTCGGCCTGCGTTTTGCCTTCTCGATCCTGTTCCTGTCCACCCTCTCCTTCCTCGGTCTCGGCATCCAGCCGCCGGCCGCAGACTGGGGCGGCATGGTCAAGGACAACAAGGACGGTATCATCTTCGGCATCTCGGCAGCCCTGATACCGGGCGGGGCGATTGCCGGCCTTGCGATCTGCGTCAACCTCGTCGTCGACTGGCTGATGAAGCGAACCTCGAGCCTCAAGGGAGGGCGCGGCGATGCCTGA
- a CDS encoding ABC transporter ATP-binding protein yields MPESLSVKNGLLSVRNLKIEATSYPPGEPPKTVTLVENVSFDLQKGKVLGLIGESGAGKSTIGLSALAYGRGGASITGGQVLLNGKDILTLGRDGVRTIRGCKVCYVAQSAAAAFNPAHKLGEQVIEASLRHKIMSRTEAEKRALYLFKVLGLPNPETFGDRYPHQVSGGQLQRAMTAMALCPNPELIVFDEPTTALDVTTQIDVLAAIKHAIEETHTAALYITHDLAVVAQISDDIMVLRHGKTVEYGTTKQIIEAPNEDYTRALVSVRQTKREEARDQSNTLLKIEHVSAGYANGFKVLHDVSMHLPKGQTLAIVGESGSGKSTLARVITGLLPPSEGKITFDGKELPKALSARTKDELRRVQMIYQMADTAMNPRQTVRNIIGRPISFYYGLHGAKKTERVKQLLDQIEMGDRFLDRYPAELSGGQKQRVAIARALAAKPELILCDEPTSALDPLVAEGILNLLLKLQEETAVSYVFITHDIAIVRAIADSVAVMHRGKLVRFGPKSKVLSPPFDDYTDLLLKSVPEMEIGWLEKVLTTRRMESAGN; encoded by the coding sequence ATGCCTGAATCTCTATCTGTTAAGAATGGGCTTCTTTCCGTCAGGAACCTGAAAATCGAGGCCACCAGCTACCCGCCGGGCGAGCCACCGAAGACCGTAACCCTGGTCGAAAACGTGTCGTTCGACCTGCAGAAGGGCAAAGTGCTCGGCCTGATCGGCGAAAGCGGCGCCGGCAAGTCGACGATCGGCCTCTCCGCCCTCGCCTATGGCCGTGGCGGCGCATCCATCACCGGCGGTCAGGTGCTGCTCAACGGCAAGGATATCCTGACCCTTGGCCGCGACGGCGTCCGCACCATCCGTGGCTGCAAGGTCTGCTACGTCGCCCAGTCTGCCGCCGCAGCCTTCAACCCGGCCCACAAGCTCGGCGAACAGGTGATCGAGGCGTCGCTGCGCCACAAGATCATGAGCCGGACGGAGGCGGAAAAACGGGCGCTCTACCTCTTCAAGGTGCTCGGCCTCCCGAACCCTGAAACTTTCGGCGACCGCTATCCGCATCAGGTCTCCGGCGGCCAGCTGCAGCGTGCGATGACCGCCATGGCGCTCTGCCCCAATCCGGAGTTGATCGTCTTCGACGAACCGACCACGGCGCTCGACGTTACCACCCAGATCGACGTTCTGGCGGCGATCAAGCATGCAATCGAGGAAACGCACACCGCAGCCCTCTACATCACCCACGATCTCGCCGTCGTCGCCCAGATCTCCGACGACATCATGGTGCTGCGCCATGGCAAGACCGTCGAATACGGAACGACCAAGCAGATCATCGAAGCGCCGAACGAAGACTATACGCGCGCCCTCGTCAGCGTCCGCCAGACCAAGCGCGAGGAAGCCAGGGATCAGAGCAATACGCTGCTCAAGATCGAGCATGTCAGCGCCGGTTATGCCAACGGTTTCAAGGTGCTGCATGACGTTTCCATGCATCTGCCCAAGGGCCAGACGCTGGCGATCGTCGGCGAAAGTGGCTCAGGGAAATCGACGCTCGCGCGCGTCATCACAGGGCTGCTGCCACCCTCGGAAGGCAAGATCACCTTCGATGGAAAGGAGCTACCAAAAGCGCTGAGTGCACGCACCAAGGACGAGCTTCGCCGCGTGCAGATGATCTACCAGATGGCCGACACGGCGATGAACCCGCGCCAGACGGTGCGCAACATCATCGGCCGGCCGATCTCCTTCTACTATGGCCTGCACGGCGCCAAGAAGACGGAGCGCGTCAAGCAACTGCTCGACCAGATCGAGATGGGCGACCGGTTCCTCGACCGCTATCCGGCCGAACTGTCCGGCGGCCAGAAGCAGCGCGTCGCGATCGCCCGGGCACTGGCGGCAAAACCAGAACTGATCCTCTGCGACGAACCGACCTCGGCGCTCGATCCGCTGGTGGCTGAAGGCATCCTGAATCTGCTTCTGAAGCTTCAGGAGGAAACCGCTGTTTCCTATGTCTTTATCACCCACGACATCGCCATCGTCCGCGCCATCGCCGACAGCGTCGCCGTCATGCACAGGGGCAAGCTCGTGCGCTTCGGCCCGAAGTCCAAGGTACTCTCGCCGCCCTTCGACGACTACACCGATCTACTCCTGAAGTCGGTGCCGGAAATGGAAATCGGCTGGCTGGAGAAGGTGCTGACGACGCGGCGCATGGAGAGTGCGGGGAATTGA
- a CDS encoding type II toxin-antitoxin system Phd/YefM family antitoxin: MKEIQLRDAKATLSSVVDEALHGKASIITRHGRKEAVIMSYEEYRRLSDVPSFGWLLTHSPLEDDDIPDRKPARALSDQSF; encoded by the coding sequence ATGAAGGAAATTCAGCTGCGCGACGCCAAGGCAACGCTATCGTCCGTCGTGGACGAAGCGTTGCATGGCAAGGCGTCGATCATCACGAGACATGGTCGCAAGGAGGCCGTCATCATGTCCTATGAGGAATATCGCCGGCTTTCCGACGTTCCGAGTTTCGGCTGGCTGCTCACCCATTCTCCTCTGGAGGACGACGACATCCCGGACCGCAAGCCCGCGCGTGCGCTGAGCGATCAGTCGTTTTGA
- a CDS encoding type II toxin-antitoxin system VapC family toxin has product MYLLDTNFLSVIGPRRLHAPEEAAVRKWIEDSSNRLFLSVISISEVELGIAKAARLGASKKAGDLANWLNSIVHLYASRILTLDLHTARLTGRLLDKAHGTGGDPGYEDAAIAATAMTQDLTVLTRNTRHFKTMEVPCLNPYEGLPTT; this is encoded by the coding sequence ATGTACCTGCTCGACACGAACTTCCTGTCGGTGATCGGCCCAAGACGTCTCCACGCGCCGGAAGAAGCGGCGGTGCGCAAATGGATCGAAGACAGCTCCAACAGGCTGTTCCTGTCGGTCATATCCATCTCGGAAGTCGAACTGGGGATTGCGAAGGCCGCGCGACTGGGTGCGTCGAAAAAGGCCGGCGATCTGGCCAACTGGCTGAACAGCATCGTCCATCTCTATGCAAGCCGTATCCTGACGCTCGATCTCCACACGGCTCGGCTTACCGGACGATTGCTCGACAAGGCCCATGGAACTGGCGGTGACCCCGGCTATGAGGATGCGGCGATTGCGGCGACCGCGATGACGCAGGACTTGACCGTGCTGACGCGCAACACCCGCCACTTCAAAACGATGGAGGTTCCCTGCCTCAATCCCTACGAAGGTTTGCCAACGACATGA
- a CDS encoding PAAR domain-containing protein: protein MLKRNVLAGILILAFAVPAVADDAPPLPACALSGATSVMIGGQPALRMSDVANCPPELYEIVPSIFIEGQPVVHFRSGAGVKGDCSAKGDPSVMLEGEAAQRTGDVACTPK from the coding sequence ATGTTGAAGAGAAATGTTTTGGCAGGCATTTTGATCCTTGCCTTCGCAGTTCCCGCCGTTGCTGACGACGCCCCGCCGCTGCCGGCCTGCGCGCTGTCGGGCGCCACCAGCGTCATGATCGGCGGTCAGCCGGCGTTGCGCATGTCCGATGTCGCTAACTGCCCGCCCGAGCTCTACGAGATCGTGCCGAGCATTTTTATCGAAGGCCAGCCCGTCGTGCATTTTCGCTCGGGCGCCGGCGTGAAGGGAGATTGCTCGGCGAAGGGCGATCCTTCGGTCATGTTGGAAGGCGAGGCCGCACAGCGCACGGGCGACGTCGCCTGCACACCGAAATGA